Proteins from a genomic interval of Daphnia pulex isolate KAP4 chromosome 4, ASM2113471v1:
- the LOC124192186 gene encoding low-density lipoprotein receptor-related protein 3-like isoform X1, with protein MAVKARWKMLSSFRILFFHILPVLLSSSTVSCTALKTQHSCDKINLIESSAGQILSPSRDYGNGNISYPSRVNCAWYIKIQPGSVITLSFSMFDLEEGRHLCSAKPCCGDTWLSILSIPSHSAQLVPMFNFPVQDTVNFLYCGSLSLPPLVFSGSGLILTFKTGDIISGGRGFVLDFTIDKPMRNYCEDGHFHCANGKCILKSWLCNGWDECGDSSDEQNCTVACKTGYSHCSSNSSLCYDFIHGRCNGILDCPGGEDEIACALTCGNQLSCRTRGGCYRSTQRCDGMNDCPDGSDEDGCDAALCGPHRDGFLCRNRHCVTASARCDGVKDCGDFSDEETCMKMSVITAVILGSLICGLLLVIAAGCGLRLYHLRVALEQRWSTIRLQQRTVHSQDFDEFGHRRPVMGRLPPPSYAQATGAVDLSSSSHRNISSPGAYVPSQRQRQSNRVRRPAPPLPEPPTPLPLRLSTSGPSSVEVELHTSQMPGHEIIDPPPQSSSQSPRFVPGNFLSRLVRRVWRKDSANDDGGGNGGGSGDGVSSSSSASGPHDLQIPSAQDGHVTSGLTTTNNNNNYNFSAFVVATPNRSDDFDDAADDDDVDTEPLIESHGP; from the exons ATGGCAGTGAAGGCAAG GTGGAAGATGCTGTCGTCTTTTAGGATTCTCTTCTTCCACA TTCTTCCCGTCTTGCTAAGCAGTTCCACAGTTAGCTGCACCGCACTCAAAACCCAGCACTCTTGTGACAAAATTAACCTAATTGAGAGTTCAGCTGGGCAGATTCTTAGTCCTTCTAGAGATTATGGCAATGGAAATATTTCTTATCCATCCAGAGTGAACTGTGCCTGGTACATCAAGATTCAACCAGGTTCGGTCATCACGTTAAG TTTCTCAATGTTTGACCTGGAAGAAGGGAGGCATTTGTGCAGCGCCAAACCCTGTTGTGGTGATACGTGGCTCTCAATATTGAGCATTCCGTCTCACTCTGCCCAGCTTGTTCCAATGTTTAATTTTCCTGTCCAAGACACAGTCAATTTTCTCTACTGTGGTTCCTTGTCACTGCCTCCATTAGTCTTCTCAGGCTCTGGTTTGATTTTGACGTTTAAAACGGGCGATATAATTAGCGGAGGAAGAGGTTTTGTTCTCGATTTCACAATTG aTAAACCGATGAGAAATTATTGCGAAGACGGCCACTTCCACTGCGCCAATGGTAAATGTATTCTCAAGTCTTGGTTATGCAATGGCTGGGATGAATGCGGAGACTCCTCCGACGAGCAAAACTGCACAGTGGCATGCAAAACTGGCTACTCTCACTGCAGTTCAAACAGTTCCCTTTGCTACGACTTTATTCACGGAAGATGTAACGGAATTCTAGACTGCCCAGGTGGAGAAGACGAAATAGCGTGTG CCTTAACTTGTGGAAATCAACTCTCTTGTCGGACACGAGGCGGTTGCTACAGATCAACTCAGCGTTGTGACGGAATGAACGATTGCCCGGACGGTTCTGATGAAGATGGTTGCGACGCAGCCCTTTGCGGGCCTCATCGTGACGGATTCCTGTGTCGGAATCGTCACTGTGTCACGGCCTCTGCTCGTTGCGACGGAGTCAAAGATTGTGGCGATTTCAGTGATGAAGAAACTTGCATgaag ATGTCTGTCATAACTGCCGTCATTCTGGGCTCTTTGATCTGTGGACTTTTACTCGTCATCGCTGCCGGTTGTGGATTGCGTCTCTATCATTTGAGAGTGGCCCTTGAGCAGCGATGGTCCACCATTCGCCTTCAACAGCGCACCGTCCA TAGTCAAGATTTCGACGAATTTGGACACAGACGCCCAGTGATGGGTCGATTGCCACCGCCCAGCTACGCTCAAGCCACCGGTGCTGTTGATCTTTCCTCGTCTTCCCACCGAAATATCTCATCGCCGGGCGCGTATGTCCCGTCTCAACGTCAGCGGCAATCGAATCGCGTCCGCCGTCCTGCCCCGCCGTTACCCGAACCGCCAACGCCTTTACCATTGCGGCTCTCCACTTCCGGTCCGTCCAGCGTTGAGGTGGAATTGCACACATCACAAATGCCTGGGCATGAAATCATCGATCCACCACCACAATCGTCATCGCAATCGCCACGGTTCGTCCCTGGCAATTTCTTGTCCCGTCTGGTCCGGCGGGTCTGGCGAAAAGATTCCGCcaacgacgacggcggcggcaaTGGTGGTGGATCCGGTGATGGAGTGTCTTCCTCGTCCAGTGCATCCGGTCCTCACGATCTGCAGATCCCTTCCGCACAAGACGGGCACGTCACTAGCGGTCtgacaacaaccaacaacaacaacaactataaTTTCTCTGCCTTTGTAGTAGCTACTCCCAACCGGTCGGACGATTTCGACGACGCTGCAGATGACGACGATGTCGACACGGAACCTCTCATCGAGTCTCATGGTCCCTAA
- the LOC124192188 gene encoding coiled-coil domain-containing protein 102A-like gives MSQPPIPSSNGPPGQPLPRRPAPSPMAGHHVNHSHGHIHSSQIHRSSGSNHVHGHIHAELESASHLSSSRFDIDWEAKERELEEARARAAQMEKTMRWWSDCTANWREKWSKVRTERNRSREEAKVLRTKLEMALKDSSAVRREKQSIEHENEFLRSELERMAQQQQEEDSQSERKSCHSFIPHHHQQDTSRLGTPELSREATSTPIDNNDPIPVLLSPRNRSTPSSFMSNGFDAEIVPSHFSGAVPKQILRNPVDSLETDDVEYLQQKLTHLKLRLDEAAKTIQAEREEKGSLHKAMESMQLELLDLRGRLEELKCTKQEAERQLISSQEIHRQQVISLQQDRRDEASTRETLDRRLAELRGELERLQTENAAEWGRRERVETERQALERENKKLRTAISDLQERLEKKCFNSSSSSGGGGHSGSGPDSEMTKIHEELEERNKELLELRHAHNKLKKALQDRSVELGHGLRRAEHSEAEVRRLRSRIEELKREVAAAQDELDAATNNVRKLQRTNEELQEQVDSLQIQATHLQTRLRSSNNGSSFLLHRECELLQDTLSEDENNEF, from the exons ATGTCACAACCTCCTATTCCTTCATCAAATGGGCCACCGG GCCAACCATTGCCTCGTCGTCCCGCTCCGTCGCCCATGGCTGGGCATCATGTAAATCATTCTCACGGACACATTCACTCTTCACAGATTCACAGAAGCAGCGGTAGCAATCATGTTCACGGTCATATCCACGCCGAATTGGAGTCGGCTTCTCATCTTTCATCGAGCAGATTTGACATTGATTGGGAAGCTAAAGAG AGAGAATTAGAAGAAGCTCGTGCACGAGCTGCTCAAATGGAAAAGACGATGCGCTGGTGGTCGGATTGCACCGCCAATTGGCGTGAAAAATGGAGTAAAGTAAGAACGGAACGAAACCGATCGAGAGAAGAGGCCAAAGTACTAAGAACCAAACTGGAAATGGCCTTGAAAGACAGCTCCGCAGTGCGGAGAGAAAAGCAATCCATCGAACACGAGAACGAGTTCCTGCGGAGCGAGTTGGAGCGAAtggcccaacaacaacaggaagaGGACAGCCAATCTGAGCGAAAGAGTTGTCATTCCTTCATTCCACATCACCACCAACAAGATACTTCTAG ATTGGGAACGCCGGAACTGTCGAGGGAAGCTACGAGTACTCCCATCGATAACAACGATCCTATCCCAGTGTTGCTCAGTCCTCGAAACCGATCGACTCCCTCCAGTTTTATGAGCAATGGTTTCGATGCCGAGATTGTTCCTTCTCACTTTAGCGGCGCTGTGCCAAAGCAGATCTTGCGCAATCCCGTCGATTCGCTCGAGACGGACGATGTCGAATACTTACAACAGAAACTGACACATCTCAAGTTGAGACTAGACGAAGCGGCCAAAACCATCCAAGCCGAGAGAGA AGAAAAGGGAAGTTTACACAAGGCAATGGAATCGATGCAGCTGGAGTTGTTGGATTTGCGCGGCCGTTTGGAAGAATTGAAATGCACGAAACAAGAAGCGGAACGACAGCTGATTTCGTCGCAAGAAATTCATCGCCAGCAGGTCATCAGTTTGCAACAGGATCGACGCGATGAGGCCAGCACGCGAGAAACACTCGACAGACGGTTGGCGGAACTCCGTGGCGAATTGGAACGCCTTCAGACCGAGAATGCCGCGGAATGGGGTCGGCGGGAACGAGTTGAAACTGAGCGACAGGCTTTAGAGcgagaaaacaagaaactcCGGACGGCTATCTCCGATTTGCAG GaacgtttggaaaaaaaatgtttcaactcTTCATCGAGTTCGGGTGGTGGAGGCCATTCGGGATCTGGGCCAGACTCTGAAATGACCAAAATTCACGAAGAACTGGAAGAAAGGAACAAAGAATTGCTCGAATTAAGACACGCTcacaataaactaaaaaaggcATTGCAGGATCGCTCCGTTGAACTCGGCCACGGGCTACGACGAGCTGAACATTCAGAAGCTGaa GTCCGTCGATTGCGATCCAGGATCGAGGAATTGAAACGAGAAGTTGCCGCAGCTCAAGATGAACTCGATGCAGCGACTAATAACGTTCG TAAACTTCAACGGACAAATGAAGAATTGCAAGAGCAGGTTGATAGCCTTCAGATTCAAGCTACTCATTTGCAAACCAG
- the LOC124192186 gene encoding low-density lipoprotein receptor-related protein 12-like isoform X2, which yields MAVKARWKMLSSFRILFFHILPVLLSSSTVSCTALKTQHSCDKINLIESSAGQILSPSRDYGNGNISYPSRVNCAWYIKIQPGSVITLSFSMFDLEEGRHLCSAKPCCGDTWLSILSIPSHSAQLVPMFNFPVQDTVNFLYCGSLSLPPLVFSGSGLILTFKTGDIISGGRGFVLDFTIDKPMRNYCEDGHFHCANGKCILKSWLCNGWDECGDSSDEQNCTVACKTGYSHCSSNSSLCYDFIHGRCNGILDCPGGEDEIACALTCGNQLSCRTRGGCYRSTQRCDGMNDCPDGSDEDGCDAALCGPHRDGFLCRNRHCVTASARCDGVKDCGDFSDEETCMKMSVITAVILGSLICGLLLVIAAGCGLRLYHLRVALEQRWSTIRLQQRTVHQDFDEFGHRRPVMGRLPPPSYAQATGAVDLSSSSHRNISSPGAYVPSQRQRQSNRVRRPAPPLPEPPTPLPLRLSTSGPSSVEVELHTSQMPGHEIIDPPPQSSSQSPRFVPGNFLSRLVRRVWRKDSANDDGGGNGGGSGDGVSSSSSASGPHDLQIPSAQDGHVTSGLTTTNNNNNYNFSAFVVATPNRSDDFDDAADDDDVDTEPLIESHGP from the exons ATGGCAGTGAAGGCAAG GTGGAAGATGCTGTCGTCTTTTAGGATTCTCTTCTTCCACA TTCTTCCCGTCTTGCTAAGCAGTTCCACAGTTAGCTGCACCGCACTCAAAACCCAGCACTCTTGTGACAAAATTAACCTAATTGAGAGTTCAGCTGGGCAGATTCTTAGTCCTTCTAGAGATTATGGCAATGGAAATATTTCTTATCCATCCAGAGTGAACTGTGCCTGGTACATCAAGATTCAACCAGGTTCGGTCATCACGTTAAG TTTCTCAATGTTTGACCTGGAAGAAGGGAGGCATTTGTGCAGCGCCAAACCCTGTTGTGGTGATACGTGGCTCTCAATATTGAGCATTCCGTCTCACTCTGCCCAGCTTGTTCCAATGTTTAATTTTCCTGTCCAAGACACAGTCAATTTTCTCTACTGTGGTTCCTTGTCACTGCCTCCATTAGTCTTCTCAGGCTCTGGTTTGATTTTGACGTTTAAAACGGGCGATATAATTAGCGGAGGAAGAGGTTTTGTTCTCGATTTCACAATTG aTAAACCGATGAGAAATTATTGCGAAGACGGCCACTTCCACTGCGCCAATGGTAAATGTATTCTCAAGTCTTGGTTATGCAATGGCTGGGATGAATGCGGAGACTCCTCCGACGAGCAAAACTGCACAGTGGCATGCAAAACTGGCTACTCTCACTGCAGTTCAAACAGTTCCCTTTGCTACGACTTTATTCACGGAAGATGTAACGGAATTCTAGACTGCCCAGGTGGAGAAGACGAAATAGCGTGTG CCTTAACTTGTGGAAATCAACTCTCTTGTCGGACACGAGGCGGTTGCTACAGATCAACTCAGCGTTGTGACGGAATGAACGATTGCCCGGACGGTTCTGATGAAGATGGTTGCGACGCAGCCCTTTGCGGGCCTCATCGTGACGGATTCCTGTGTCGGAATCGTCACTGTGTCACGGCCTCTGCTCGTTGCGACGGAGTCAAAGATTGTGGCGATTTCAGTGATGAAGAAACTTGCATgaag ATGTCTGTCATAACTGCCGTCATTCTGGGCTCTTTGATCTGTGGACTTTTACTCGTCATCGCTGCCGGTTGTGGATTGCGTCTCTATCATTTGAGAGTGGCCCTTGAGCAGCGATGGTCCACCATTCGCCTTCAACAGCGCACCGTCCA TCAAGATTTCGACGAATTTGGACACAGACGCCCAGTGATGGGTCGATTGCCACCGCCCAGCTACGCTCAAGCCACCGGTGCTGTTGATCTTTCCTCGTCTTCCCACCGAAATATCTCATCGCCGGGCGCGTATGTCCCGTCTCAACGTCAGCGGCAATCGAATCGCGTCCGCCGTCCTGCCCCGCCGTTACCCGAACCGCCAACGCCTTTACCATTGCGGCTCTCCACTTCCGGTCCGTCCAGCGTTGAGGTGGAATTGCACACATCACAAATGCCTGGGCATGAAATCATCGATCCACCACCACAATCGTCATCGCAATCGCCACGGTTCGTCCCTGGCAATTTCTTGTCCCGTCTGGTCCGGCGGGTCTGGCGAAAAGATTCCGCcaacgacgacggcggcggcaaTGGTGGTGGATCCGGTGATGGAGTGTCTTCCTCGTCCAGTGCATCCGGTCCTCACGATCTGCAGATCCCTTCCGCACAAGACGGGCACGTCACTAGCGGTCtgacaacaaccaacaacaacaacaactataaTTTCTCTGCCTTTGTAGTAGCTACTCCCAACCGGTCGGACGATTTCGACGACGCTGCAGATGACGACGATGTCGACACGGAACCTCTCATCGAGTCTCATGGTCCCTAA
- the LOC124192186 gene encoding low-density lipoprotein receptor-related protein 3-like isoform X3, with product MLSSFRILFFHILPVLLSSSTVSCTALKTQHSCDKINLIESSAGQILSPSRDYGNGNISYPSRVNCAWYIKIQPGSVITLSFSMFDLEEGRHLCSAKPCCGDTWLSILSIPSHSAQLVPMFNFPVQDTVNFLYCGSLSLPPLVFSGSGLILTFKTGDIISGGRGFVLDFTIDKPMRNYCEDGHFHCANGKCILKSWLCNGWDECGDSSDEQNCTVACKTGYSHCSSNSSLCYDFIHGRCNGILDCPGGEDEIACALTCGNQLSCRTRGGCYRSTQRCDGMNDCPDGSDEDGCDAALCGPHRDGFLCRNRHCVTASARCDGVKDCGDFSDEETCMKMSVITAVILGSLICGLLLVIAAGCGLRLYHLRVALEQRWSTIRLQQRTVHSQDFDEFGHRRPVMGRLPPPSYAQATGAVDLSSSSHRNISSPGAYVPSQRQRQSNRVRRPAPPLPEPPTPLPLRLSTSGPSSVEVELHTSQMPGHEIIDPPPQSSSQSPRFVPGNFLSRLVRRVWRKDSANDDGGGNGGGSGDGVSSSSSASGPHDLQIPSAQDGHVTSGLTTTNNNNNYNFSAFVVATPNRSDDFDDAADDDDVDTEPLIESHGP from the exons ATGCTGTCGTCTTTTAGGATTCTCTTCTTCCACA TTCTTCCCGTCTTGCTAAGCAGTTCCACAGTTAGCTGCACCGCACTCAAAACCCAGCACTCTTGTGACAAAATTAACCTAATTGAGAGTTCAGCTGGGCAGATTCTTAGTCCTTCTAGAGATTATGGCAATGGAAATATTTCTTATCCATCCAGAGTGAACTGTGCCTGGTACATCAAGATTCAACCAGGTTCGGTCATCACGTTAAG TTTCTCAATGTTTGACCTGGAAGAAGGGAGGCATTTGTGCAGCGCCAAACCCTGTTGTGGTGATACGTGGCTCTCAATATTGAGCATTCCGTCTCACTCTGCCCAGCTTGTTCCAATGTTTAATTTTCCTGTCCAAGACACAGTCAATTTTCTCTACTGTGGTTCCTTGTCACTGCCTCCATTAGTCTTCTCAGGCTCTGGTTTGATTTTGACGTTTAAAACGGGCGATATAATTAGCGGAGGAAGAGGTTTTGTTCTCGATTTCACAATTG aTAAACCGATGAGAAATTATTGCGAAGACGGCCACTTCCACTGCGCCAATGGTAAATGTATTCTCAAGTCTTGGTTATGCAATGGCTGGGATGAATGCGGAGACTCCTCCGACGAGCAAAACTGCACAGTGGCATGCAAAACTGGCTACTCTCACTGCAGTTCAAACAGTTCCCTTTGCTACGACTTTATTCACGGAAGATGTAACGGAATTCTAGACTGCCCAGGTGGAGAAGACGAAATAGCGTGTG CCTTAACTTGTGGAAATCAACTCTCTTGTCGGACACGAGGCGGTTGCTACAGATCAACTCAGCGTTGTGACGGAATGAACGATTGCCCGGACGGTTCTGATGAAGATGGTTGCGACGCAGCCCTTTGCGGGCCTCATCGTGACGGATTCCTGTGTCGGAATCGTCACTGTGTCACGGCCTCTGCTCGTTGCGACGGAGTCAAAGATTGTGGCGATTTCAGTGATGAAGAAACTTGCATgaag ATGTCTGTCATAACTGCCGTCATTCTGGGCTCTTTGATCTGTGGACTTTTACTCGTCATCGCTGCCGGTTGTGGATTGCGTCTCTATCATTTGAGAGTGGCCCTTGAGCAGCGATGGTCCACCATTCGCCTTCAACAGCGCACCGTCCA TAGTCAAGATTTCGACGAATTTGGACACAGACGCCCAGTGATGGGTCGATTGCCACCGCCCAGCTACGCTCAAGCCACCGGTGCTGTTGATCTTTCCTCGTCTTCCCACCGAAATATCTCATCGCCGGGCGCGTATGTCCCGTCTCAACGTCAGCGGCAATCGAATCGCGTCCGCCGTCCTGCCCCGCCGTTACCCGAACCGCCAACGCCTTTACCATTGCGGCTCTCCACTTCCGGTCCGTCCAGCGTTGAGGTGGAATTGCACACATCACAAATGCCTGGGCATGAAATCATCGATCCACCACCACAATCGTCATCGCAATCGCCACGGTTCGTCCCTGGCAATTTCTTGTCCCGTCTGGTCCGGCGGGTCTGGCGAAAAGATTCCGCcaacgacgacggcggcggcaaTGGTGGTGGATCCGGTGATGGAGTGTCTTCCTCGTCCAGTGCATCCGGTCCTCACGATCTGCAGATCCCTTCCGCACAAGACGGGCACGTCACTAGCGGTCtgacaacaaccaacaacaacaacaactataaTTTCTCTGCCTTTGTAGTAGCTACTCCCAACCGGTCGGACGATTTCGACGACGCTGCAGATGACGACGATGTCGACACGGAACCTCTCATCGAGTCTCATGGTCCCTAA